ATAACCTTCTAGAGCCGGAAAGAAGGTATGCTGAACAAGACTTTGTTTGAGCCGACATTCAGACATGCTGAGTTCTTGGCGACTGCGATAGAAACTGTTAATCAACTTGCCATCACTATCAACATGAAATAGCCACGAAGCAAAATTGAGCAGCAAGAGCACGTCACCATCCACCGAAACAACGTCGAAATCACAACAGTCACGACAACCTTGAAACTCCTTCCTGATTTCTACAACCGGCAATTTGAGTCGGTACTTTAAATCCCAAGCCTCGCTTTTGTAGTCCTGCAACACCCATATATCAATAATTTCCTTGGCATGGTCACGACTATGGATGCCAAGTGTGCCACTCATCTCAAAGAGATATGAGTTGGTGGGAACAATTGGAGCATGCATCTGGCCGAATGACTCTGCTATGGTGTCAAATACTATTACCAGTTGGCTTTCAGTACGATAGTCCAGTGGATTGTTTTCACTCGGGTAATGCACTGGGTACCAGTGCAGGCTATCGCGCACCCGTACAGGTACGTTGAAGATCCCTGACGCTGCCTCCGGCCACCCGATGTACCTAGGTGGCTGGTTGGAGCCCAACACGAAGACATAGCAGCCAATTGGGTATTTAGCTATGAGATTCAACCTCCTCTGTTTCAGCAACAACCGGTGCTCGCCGGTAGGTCGGTGTGGGTACATCCCCAAAATCTTGAAGTCCCGTGGTGGCCCGAGGAGAGCATGCTCACGCGTGGCCGGGTTGCAGACCGAGAAGGAGGTTCCAGAGGCAGTCATGTTAAACTTGGAGAGGATGAGGAGTCCGTCGCAGGAGGCCTCCAGGTGGAAGGCATCGTCAAGCCAGGCGACGCTGTGGAGATGGGCGTCGGTGGCAGCCCGGTGGTCAAAGACGAGGATGTCACGGCACCGGACGCCGAGATGGCATTCGTTGCAGGATAAAGTGGGAAGGGTGGGCTGGCGGGCGTGGCGGGCAAGGAGGAAGCTGCGGCTGGACGTGGTGCAGCGCCAGGCGCGGTGGACGGCGCGGCAGCGGAGGAGAGATTTGGGGTCGAGACGGGCGAGAATCTCCCAGATGACGATCTCATCCGGGAGGCCAAGGAGGAGAGCCCTCCTCCGCGCCTGCGAACTTGGGGCCTCCTCCATGGTCGGTGGCTGGGAACTGGGAAGACGAATTGTGagatggtggcggcggcgaggggaacGAGAAGatcttttttttttgagacatAGGGAACGAGAAGATCTTTCGGCTTAGCGCAGGCGCGTCTGCAAATTCTGACTCTGGGCCTAGTATAGTATAATAGCCCCTCAAACGTGCAAACTTATAACAGACTTTTCCTGTCTAAAAAAAAATAGACTTTTCCCCCTTATTACCCTAAAAAACAGACTTTTCACTTCTCTTAAAAAAACTGCTTCCAAGCAAAAAAAACTGATTCCTTCCCTAAAAacagtttttttattttttctaaaaataataatcactcggaacctttccgatgtccgaatatagtcgtccaatatatcgatctttacatatcgaccatttcgagactcctcgtcatgtccctgatctcatccgggactccgaactaccttcggtacatcaaatcacataactcataatacaaatcgtcaccgaacgttaagcgtgcggaccctacgggttcgagaactatgtagacatgaccgagacacatctccggtcaataaccaatagcggaacctggatgctcatattggctcctacatattctacgaatatctttatcggtcaaaccgcataacaacatacgttgttccctttgtcatcggtatgttacttgcccaagattcgatcgtcggtatctcaatacctagttcaatctcgttactgtcaagtctctttactcattatgtaatgcatcatcccgcaactaactcattattcacattgcttgcaaggcttatagtgatgtgcattaccgagagggcccagagatacctctccgacaatcggagtgacaaatcctaatctcgaaatacgcaaactcaacaagtaccttcggagacacctgtagagcacctttataatcacccagttacattgtgacgtttgatagcacacaaagtgttcctccggtaaacaggagctgcataatctcatagtcataggaacatgtataagtcatgaagaaagcaatagcaacatactaaacgatcaagtgctaagctaacggaatgggtcaagtcaattacatcattctcctaatgatgtgatcccgttaatcaaatgataactcatgtctatggctaggaaacttaaccatctttgattcaacgagctagtcaagtagaggcatactagtgacattctgttttgtctatgtattcacacatgtatcaagtttccggttaatacaattctagcatgaataataaacatttatcatgaaataaggaaataaataataactttattattgcctctagggcatatttccttcagtctcccacttgcactagagtcaataatctagttcacatcgccatgtgatttaacatcaatagttcacatctttatgtggttaccacccatagttcacatcgacatgtgaccaacacccaaagggtttactagagtcagtaatctagttcacatcgctatgtgattaacacccagagagtactaaggtgtgatcatgttttgcttgtgagataatgttagtcaacgggtctgtcacattcagatctgtaagtattttgtaaatttctatgtctataatgctctgcacggagctactctagctaatagctcccactttcaatatgtatctagatcgagacttagagtcatccagatcggtgtcaaagcttgcatcgacgtaactctttacgacgaactctttatcacctccataaccgagaaatatttccttattccactaaggataattttgaccgttgtccagtgatttactcctagatcactattgtaccctcttgccaaactcttagtgaggtacacaatagatctggtacacagcatggcatacttcataaaacctatggctgaggcatagtgaatgactttcattctctttctatctccTGCCGttgtcgggctttgagtcttactcaattccacaccttgtaacacaggtaagaactctttctttgactattccattttgaactacttcaaaatcttgtcaaggtatgtactcattgaaaaaacttatcaagcgtcttgatctatctctatagatcttgatgctcaatatgtaagtagcttcaccgaggtctttctttgaaaaactcctttcaaatactcctttatactttacagaaaattctacattatttccgatcaacaatatgtcattcacatatacttatcaaaaatgttgtagtgctcccactcactttcttgtaaatacaggcttgaccgcaagtctatataaaactatatgctttgatcaactcatcaaagcatatattccaactctgagatgcttgcaccagtccatagatggatcgctggagcttgcacattttgttagcacctttaagatcgacaaaccttctggttgtatcatatacaactcttctttaagaaatccattaaggaatatagttttgacatccatttgccagatttcataaaatgtattgctaacatgattcggacagacttaagcatcgctacgagtgacaaaatctcatcgtagtcaacaccttgaactttgtcaaaaccattgtcgacaagtctagctttgtagatagtaacactactatcagcgttcgtcttcctcttgacgatccatttattttctacgGCTTGCCGAtaatcgggcaagtcaaccaaagtcctacactttgttctcatggatcccatctcagatttcatggcctcaagccatttcgcaaaatctgggctcaccatcgcttcttcatagttcgtaggttcgtcatagTCAAGTAACATGagttccagaataggattaccgtaccactctagtgtggatcttactctggttgacctacgagtttcggtagtaacttgatctgaagtttcatgatcaatatcattagcttcctcactaattggtgtaggtgtcacaggaaccggtttccgtgatgaactactttccaataaaggagcaggtacagttacctcatcaagttctactttcctcccactcacttcttttgagagaaactccttctctagaaaggatcgattcttagcaacaaatgtcttgccttcggatctgtgatagaaggtgtacccagcagtttcctttgggtatcctatgaagacacatttctccgatttgggtttgagcttatcaggatgaaactttttcacataagcatcgcaaccccaaacttcaagaaacgacaactttggtttcttgccaaaccagagttcatatagtgtcgtctcaacagatttagatggtgccctatttaacgtgaatgcagttgtctctaatgtataaccccaaaatgatagtggtaaatcggtaagagacatcatagagtgcaccatatctaataaagtacggttatgatgttcggacacaccattatgctatggtattccaggtggcgtgagttgcgaaactattccgcattgcttcaaatgaagaccaaactcgtaactcaaatattctcctccacgatcagatcgtagaaactttattttcttgttacgatgattttctacttcactctgaaattcttttaaactttccaaatgtttcagacttatgtttcatcaagaagatatacccatatctgctcaaatcatctgtgaaggttagaaaataacgataccctccgtgagcctcaacactcatcagatcgcatacatcagtatgtattatttccaataagtcagtagctcgctccattgttccggagaacggagtcttagtcatcttgcccatgaggcatggttcgcaagcatcaactgattcataatcaagtgattctaaaagcccatctgcatggattttcttcatgcgctttacaccaatatgacctaaacggcagtgccacaaataagttgcactatcattattaactttgtatcttttggcttcaatattatgaatatgtgtatcactacgatcgagattcaataaaccattcaccttgggtgtatgaccattgaaggttttattcatgtaaacagaacaataattattatttgactttaaatgaataactgtattgcaataaacatgatcaaatcatattcatgcttaatgCAAGCACCAAATAatatttatttaggttcaacactaatcccgaaagtatagcgagtgtgcgatgatgatcatatcaatcttggaactacttccaacacacatcgtcacttcacccttaactagtttatgttcattctgcaacttccgtttcgagttactacttttagcaactgaaccagtatcaaataccgaggggttgcaaTAAACaatagtaaagtacacatcaataacatgtatatataaatatacctttgttcactttgccatccttcttatccgccaattacttgggtagtttccgcttccagtgaccagtccctttgcagtagaagcacttaatctcaggcttaggtccagacttgggcttcttcacttgagtagcaacttacttgtcgttcttcttgaagttccctttcttccctttaccctttttcttgaaactagtggtcttgtcaaccatcaacacttgatatttttcttgatttctaccttcgccgattttagcatcgcgaagagcttgggaattgttttcgtcatcccttgcatattatagttcatcactaagttctagtaacttggtgatagtgactagagaactttgtcaattactatcttatctggaagattaactcccacttgattcaagcaattgtagtacccagataatctgagcacatgctcactcgttgagctattctcctccatcttgtaggcaaagtactgtcagaggtctcatacctctcgacacgggcatgagtatgaaataccaatttcaactcttggaacatctcatatgccccgtg
The Aegilops tauschii subsp. strangulata cultivar AL8/78 chromosome 3, Aet v6.0, whole genome shotgun sequence genome window above contains:
- the LOC109766387 gene encoding F-box protein At5g49610-like translates to MEEAPSSQARRRALLLGLPDEIVIWEILARLDPKSLLRCRAVHRAWRCTTSSRSFLLARHARQPTLPTLSCNECHLGVRCRDILVFDHRAATDAHLHSVAWLDDAFHLEASCDGLLILSKFNMTASGTSFSVCNPATREHALLGPPRDFKILGMYPHRPTGEHRLLLKQRRLNLIAKYPIGCYVFVLGSNQPPRYIGWPEAASGIFNVPVRVRDSLHWYPVHYPSENNPLDYRTESQLVIVFDTIAESFGQMHAPIVPTNSYLFEMSGTLGIHSRDHAKEIIDIWVLQDYKSEAWDLKYRLKLPVVEIRKEFQGCRDCCDFDVVSVDGDVLLLLNFASWLFHVDSDGKLINSFYRSRQELSMSECRLKQSLVQHTFFPALEGYSVNTSPFIGPI